The Thermodesulfobacterium sp. TA1 sequence AGTATTACTAAAGAAAACTGGTTTAGGTTTATAAAAGACCATCAAAATTTACAACAAAAAGTCCAATTTTTATCTTTTAAACCAGACTTAGGGATTGACTTAGAAGAGTTAAAAAAAGAAGTCTCAAGTTTAGAGGAATGGGGATATAATTTTAGAAATCTTGAAAACTTAAAATACTTTAGTCAGTTTAAAGAAGTATTAGAGGAATCGCTTAAAGAGATTTTTTATAGTATAAAGGGCGATAAAGTTTTAGAAGAAGAAAAAGTAAGAATTAAGTCATCGATAATAAACCTTTTCTTAGCAGAGAAATTAGATGTTTCTATGTATGAGATTAAAAAAGAATTGGAGAAATTGGAATGGCAGTATCACCAGGTTTTTAAAGAAAAAGTAATAGGAGAAGATTTTTCTTTCAAACCTATTGAAGATTTAAATTATTTGATTTCAACAAGTTTAAGTTTCCCAGAGAAGCTACCAAATCTAAAACAAAGAATTAAGGCTTGGCAAGCAATAGGACCTTACATCGATTTTGGTTCACATTTAGCTTTTAACGGGTTGGTTATCAATTCTTCTGAACTTTTAGAATTATGGCAAGAAAAACATGAACATTTGGTAAAAAATGAGTTTGAAGACGGTATTAAGCTTTATGAATTTAAAACTAAGGTAGACGATCTATTAGGTTTTTCTGTTTCTTTAGAGCATAACTCATCAACTTCTTGGGTGATGTATCTATTAGATAGATGATAGAAGTTTATTTCTTTGGTATTTTGCTTCTTATATTAACTTCTATGGTTTTTAGTTCTTCAGAAGCAAGTATTTTTTCTATTTCTCGTATAGAACTCGCTAATTTAAGGGTTAAAGGTCTACCTCAAAAATTTTTAGAAATGTTAAACAAGCCTGAGGAGCTTTTAGTAGTCCTTATCGCAAGTAATGAAATAGTAGATTTTTTTACCAGTTTTTTAGGTTCCAAACTTTTTTCTTCTATCTTTCCTGACAAAGGTAAAACTCTAGCTTTTTTTATCTTTGGCTTTATCATGTTTTGGATGGGAGATTTTTTACCTAAAATAGTAGGTTTTAAAACTAAAGATTGGCTTATCACTAAGGTAATTTATATCATTTATTTTTTTTACTATCTTTTTTGGCCGATCAGAAAAATTTATAGTTTATTTTATGGAGTTTTAGAAAGGTTTTTTCCTACAGAAAAAGAGCTTTCTAAAACCTTTTCTCCGGTAGAACAAATCATTCTTTATATTATTGAAAAGGCCTATTTAGAAAGAAACATTACAGAGAAAGAAAAGATTTTTATCAAAGGGTTATTTCTTTCAGAAAAAATCTCTGTTTCTGCCATTTTAACCCCACGTTCTGAGATAGTAGCCTTTAAAGACACCCCTATCACCCTTGAGTTCTTAGAAAAGATTAAATATATGCCTTATAATAAGTTTCCTGTGTATAAAGACTCCTTAGACAACCTTCTTGGTATTTTGTATATAAAAGACATAATAAGAAATTTTTCTCCAGAGTTTTTAGGAAA is a genomic window containing:
- a CDS encoding hemolysin family protein; this encodes MIEVYFFGILLLILTSMVFSSSEASIFSISRIELANLRVKGLPQKFLEMLNKPEELLVVLIASNEIVDFFTSFLGSKLFSSIFPDKGKTLAFFIFGFIMFWMGDFLPKIVGFKTKDWLITKVIYIIYFFYYLFWPIRKIYSLFYGVLERFFPTEKELSKTFSPVEQIILYIIEKAYLERNITEKEKIFIKGLFLSEKISVSAILTPRSEIVAFKDTPITLEFLEKIKYMPYNKFPVYKDSLDNLLGILYIKDIIRNFSPEFLGKTWLSELTRPVFYVPENFKLRDLIFEFQKKHLKIAIVVDEYGMVKGLVTLEDVLEELFGEIYEQKEAKVEFIQKIGENKWLVHGKVLIENLKLVLGLEIEEEHLKDIKILNGFLLALFKEIPEEGQSVVYGGYRFTVKKVKGRKILWVEIEKLPERED